The Lolium rigidum isolate FL_2022 chromosome 1, APGP_CSIRO_Lrig_0.1, whole genome shotgun sequence region ttcgcttcttgataatacttgattcacactttctgcgcctagctgaaaggcgttaaagaaaagcgcttatgggagacaacccattattttacttctgcacttttgttttatatttgagtcttggaagttgttactactgtagcaatctccttatctttattttattgcattgttgtgccaagtaaagtctttgatagtaaagtcaatactagatttggattactgcgcagaaacagatttcttgctgtcacaaaattgagccgccccgtctgtaggtaactcagaaaaatctgccaatttacgtgcgtgatccacagatatgtacgcaactttcattcaatttgagcattttcatctgagcaagttaagtgccccagaaaaattcgtctttacggactgttctgttttgacagattctgccttttatttcgtattgcctgttttgctatgtttgatggatttctttgttccattaactttcagtagctttgtgcaatgtccagaagtgttaagaatgattatgtcacctctgaatatatgaattttcaattatgctgaatatatgaattttcaattatgcgctaaccctctaatgtgtttgttttgagtttggtgtggaggaaattttcaagggtcaagagaggaggatgatacagagtaaaaagtctaagcttagggatgcccccgtggttcatccctgcatattttaagaagactcaagcatctaagcttggggatgcccaaggcatcccttcttcatcgacaacttatcaggtcacctctagtgaaactatatttttattccgtcacatcttatgtgctttacttggagcgtctgtttgcttttatttttgtttttgtttgaataaaatcggatcctagcattctttgtttgggagagagacacgcttcgctgtttcgtatgaacacatatgttcttagctttattcttaatgttcatggcgaaggttgaaactgcttcgttcattgttatatggttggaaacagaaaatgctgcatgtggtaattggtataatgtcttgaataatttgatacttggcaattgttgtgctcatatagatcatgtttaagctcttgcatcatgtacttcgcacctattaatgaagaactacatagagcttgttaaaatttggtttgcatgattagtctctagagtctagatattttctggttaaggtgtttgaacaacaaggagacgacgtAAAGtcgtataatacttacaatatgttcatatgtgagctttgctgcaccattttatacttgagtttgcttcaaacaaccttgctagcctagccttgtattgagaggaattcttctcgtgcatccaaatccttgagctaaaaactatgccatttgtgtccaccatacctacctactacatggtatttctctgccattccaaagtacattacttgagtgctacctttaaaattctatcctttgtctttgcaatatatagctcatggaaaaatagccttaaaaactattgtggtgaagaatatgtacttatgtgtcttatttcttgataagttgcttgttgagcggtaaccatgcttctggggacgccatcaactattacacttttgttgaatatcatgtgagttgctatgcatgttcgtcttgtctgaagtaagggcgattttcatgatcaaatggtttgagtatgcatattgttagacaagaacattgggccgctaactaaagccatgattcatggtggaagtttcagtttggacaattaatcctcaatctcttatgagaaatttatctgttgttgaatgcttatgcattaaagaggagtccattatctgttgtctatgttgtcccggtatggatgtctaagttcagaataatcaaaagcgagaaatccaatgcgagctttctccttagacctttgtacaggcggcatagaggtacccctttgtgacacttggttgaaacatatgctatgcaatgataatccatgttaatccaagctaattaggacaaggtgcgagcactattggtatactatgcatgaggcttacaacttataggatatcttatacgtaacacatatgatttattactaccgttgacaaaattgtttctatgtttttaaaatgaaaaactctagcacaaaaataataatccatgcttccctctgcgaagggccaatcttttactttattgttgagtcagtttacctacttctttctatctcagaagcaaatacttgtatcaactgcgtgcattgattcttacatgtttacctattgcacttgttatattactttgtgttgacaattatccatgagatatacatgttgaagttgaaagcaactgctgaaacttatatcttcctttgtgatgtttcaaagctttctactaagaatttattgctttatgagtaactcttatgcaagtcttattgatgcttatcttgaaagtattattcatgaaaagtctttgttatatgattcatttgtttactcattatcttcaccattgcttcgaatcgctgcattcatctcatatgctttacaatagtattgatcaagattatgatagcatgtcacttcagaaattatccttgttatcgtttacctactcgagggcgagtaggaactaagcttggggatgcttgatacgtctcaaacgtatctataatttcttatgttccatgctacttttatgatgatactcacatgttttatacacactttatgttattattatgcattttccggcactaacctattgacgagatgccgaagagccagttgctgttttctgttgtttttcgtttcagaaatcttacaaaggaaatattctcggaattggacgaaatcaacgcccagggtcttatttttccacgaagcttccagaagaccgagggagaaacgaagtggggccagggacgccgccacactagggccgcgcggcctaaggggggcccgcgccgccctagcgtgtggggcccccgtgcctcctccgactccgcccttccgcctacttaaagccttcgtcgtgaaacccccagtaccgagagccacgatacggaaaaccttccagagacgccgccgccaatcccatctcgggggattcggagatcgcctccggcacctctgccggagaggggaatcatctcccggaggtctcttcatcaccatgatcgcctccggatcgatgtgtgagtagttcacccctggactatgggtccatagcggtagctagatggttgtcttctcctcattgtgctatcatgttagatcttgtgagctgcctatcatgatcaagatcatctatttgtaatgctacatgttgtgtttgttgggatccgatgaatattgtataatatgtcaagttgattatcaatctatcatatatgttgtttatgttcttgcatgctctccgttgctagtagaggctctggccaagttgatacttgtgactccaagagtgagtatttatgctcgatagtgggttcatgcctccattgaatgcgggacagtgacggaaagttctaaggttgtggatgtcttgttgccactagggataaaacatcaatgctttgtctaaggatatttgtgttgattacattacgcaccatacttaatgcaattgtctgttgtttgcaacttaatactggaaggggttcggatgataacctaaaggtggactttttaggcatagatgcatgctggatagcagtctatgtactttgtattaatgccctgattaaatctcatagtactcatcatgatatatgtatgtgcattgttatgccttctttatttgtcaattgcccaactgtaatttgttcacccaacatgctatttatcttatgggagagacaccactagtgaactgtggaccccggtccattctttacatctgaaatacaatctactgcaattgttctttactgttcttcgcaaacaaacatcatcttccacactatacatttaatcctttgtttacagcaagccggtgagattgacaacttcactgttacgttggggcaaagtactttgattgtgttgtgcaggttccacgttggcgccggaatccctggtgttgcgccgcactacactccgtcaccaacgaccttcacgtgatccttgactcctactggttcgataaaccttggtttcttactgagggaaacttgctgctgtacgcatcacaccttccacttggggttcccaacgggcgtgtgctttacgcgtatcactaGTCAAGGCTGGTCTTCTCGTTCGACGTGGGGGAGGGGCAAAGTTTGAGCCTGGGCTGCATCTGCTGCCTGGAGCGGCATCGTGGCGGGAAGGTGGAGCATGTAGATCCATGCGCGTTCTTGAAACTGCGCCGTGTGGAGATCCCAAGCGAAGGCCAAGATGCCGATGCTATTCAGGGCTAGAGAGGCAACTCCACGCTCTGGATTTCCCGAGGCGAGGAAGCCGATGCAGAGGATCTTTAGCCTCGGTACAAGATACAACGCCAACACCACCCCAAGTGTTTTTGTCCCCGACGGTGGTGCAGGCGCCCATTCTTTGAGGCTGATGGCCGAAGACGAGGGACCTGATCATATTTTCTGGATTTATTCCAAGATCTTGTTTGCGAAATGGAAGGACtactttgtaattttccttttaatTTGGATCCTTCCTGTAATTTGGTACCCACCTCATAAATAGAGCAGCTTCTCGGCCCTTAGGGGTCATTCTCATTTAGAAGAAAAAACTACGGCACCACCTACCAGACTCGTTTCCTCTCTATAAAGCTAGACTAAACTTACGGCCTAGTTTGCCTACGGAAATTTTAGGGACAAACCGTGGAGTGAATCAGTTGGTTGAATCGGTCCCACCTTTCATGATGGGTGGTGCTGATAATCCTCCGGAGGCTGCTAGACTTCCGAACTTTCGACTGGATATTGCGACACATGTCCCTTGTGGTCAAAAAGCAAGGATGACCGTCTTTTTTCCCATTATTTCCCTTTGTTCCTCGCGAGCACAACACCCATCGAGCCTATGATTTCCTACATCGTGCTCCACCCACACCACCGGCAGCACGATCGGTAGCATGTCTACACCGGCAAATAGCACCGCCACCTGCACGGCTGCACCTTGCAGCACCGCGGTGCGCCCATGGTACCACCGACCCCTACGTATGGCAGCATCACCGCCAGAATGTGGCAGCACCATCGGCCAtggctcgaagcaccgctagacATGGATGGTAGCACCGCCGCTAGCAGCGCCACACCCCATGGTAGCTCCGCCACCGGGCAGCTGAAGCACCGCTGCTCGTAGCTCCGCCGTCAGGCACCTGCAGCAGCTCCGCTCGTGCTTGTAGCTCCACCGTTGGGCACATGCAGCAGGGCCACTCACCGTTTGACCTCCGCCGTCGGACACCCGCAACAGGGTCACTCATCATTTGTAGCTCTGCCGGTAGGAATTTGCAGCTCCACCGTCGGAAACCCAGTAGGGCCGCTAGCAGATTGCAGCTCCACTGCTGCCTGCTTGTAGCTCCGCCGCCAGGAAATTGCAGCGCCGCCGCTCTCTGCTTGTAGCACGGCCGCTCGCAGCTCCGGCGGTAGGGATTTGCAGTAGCCCGAGATCCCCTTTCAGCGGCGCCAGGGCGCTCCTCTGAATTGCAGCAGCGGCGACGAAAGGGGGATCGGGATTGGAGGTAAGCGGCCGAGGGAGAGGTCCACCGTGGCCCGTGGAGTCGGGACCGACGACGCGTGGGAATGAGGCGGCTGCCGTCCCTGCGGATGAGCCGGCGCCCCATGGGATGGTAGCCCTGCGGCTGACGCCGCGAAGGAGGCGGCGGAGCGCTCCTTTGAGGCCGGCCGTCGCGGggaaaggaggcggcggcgcgctccgTAGAGGACGGCTGTCGCGTAGGACAGACTCGGCTGTGTGCTCTGTCGAGTGCGGGGCAAGAAAGTTGGGGAGGATAGGGACGAAGGAAAAGTAGATAGAGTGAATGAcaaaaaaaactaccacaattatGCCAAACGTGACAACCATGTAGAACAGAACTACCAGAAAACACGTCTAATGGTAGGTGTTTGTCACAATTGTGATAGTTTTTGTcattagggcatgcccaatgcactgccctaaAGCTACTGtctcacacctttaactaggttcgggtggCCCAAAGTacgttcggatgaggaggcagcctcctcttcaagaagtgggatcttaagcctaaaaagcatgcttttttttttggagagagaaagagatacatagtgtcatatttgtggggtcctttctctcttttttctgactaaagttgtagcttccattggagagataaaattggTCATGTTGCTTTtgacaacttttttacatagagcagctagttgtgtatgccaccattgctcatgcccttagaTATGATATGAAGAATAGATGGGAGGAGAGCGGTGGAACGGGACACGCGTCACGCGCTCACGTCGGAGGCTGCCATAGACAGAACTTTTAGGAAATAAAGCATTTTCCTTTCATGATTTTAGGACTGCAATCCCTTTCCTTTCCTCCACGTCAGCGCGTAAGGCTGATTCCGTAGGAAATCATCCCTAAATGTGTAGTAGTGTtcttcgagaaagaaaccaaaccGGACTCGTTTCGTTCCTTTATTTGTCGGTGCGTCCTTCTCTTCCCCGTTGCACGCTCAGCCTTTAAAGAGCCGCAGCCGCCACCGCAAGTCCGCAAGCCAGGGGTCCTAAATTATTACGTTTGCCATGCtgtccgccgctgccgccgagaaGTCGTCGCCGTCAGCCTCCGCCATTACGGTCGACATGTCTAGGGGATACCACATCGTCAAAATCAATTGCTACTCTCTCACCAAGCAGACCCCCACCGGGAAGAGCCTCGATTCCTCCTGGTTCACCGTGTGTGGCCATCGCTGGCGCATCCTCTACTTCCCCAACGGCGACCGCAGCGACAGTGCCGACTACATATCCCTTTTCCTCCTACTCGACAACCAAGATGTCTCCAAGGAAGTGAAGGCGCAGTCCATCTTCCGTTTCGTCGACACCGTCACCACGGACGAGAAGCACCCTTCTCTCACATCGTTGGCGGTAAACACCTTCGGTAGCAAGAATCGTTCTTGGGGAATCTCCAAGTTCATCAAAAGGGAGGACCTGCACAGGTCCGAGCACCTCGTAGACGACTCCTTCACCATCAGGTGTGACATCGCCGTTATCAGCGAGATCCCTGTCGAGGCTCCCAAGTTCGTCTCTGTGCCATCGTCCGACCTGAACGAACACCTGGGAGATCTCCTCACCACTGCCAAGGGTGCCGATGTGGTCTTCGAGGTCGCCGGGGAGACGTTCGCGGCGCACCGCTGGCTGCTCGCGTCCCGGTCTTCGGTTTTCGATGCGCAACTCTTCGGCTCCATCAAAGAGAGCGGCACCGCCGACGTCATACGCGTAGACGACATGGAGGCGCGGGTGTTCGCAGCTCTGCTACGCTTCGCCTACACTGACTCGTTGTTACCGGAGACGATAacgcaagaggaagaggaagctgCTGGCATGTGGCAGCATCTGCTCGTCGCTGCGGACAGGTACAGCTTTGAGAGGCTAAAACTGGTTTGCCAGGAGAAGCTATGCAAGCACATCGATGTAAGCACCGTAGGGACGATCCTGGCGCTCTCTGAACAGCACCGCTGTGACGGGTTGAAGAAGGCGTGCTTCCATTTTCTCAGCTCTCCAACTAATCTGATGGCAGCCACGGCCACTGACAGCTTTCAGCATCTGAGTAGGAGCTGCCCCTCTGTTATGATACAGCTGATTGCCATGTCCTCACGCAGTCACTCGGCATAATTCGTCAGGCCGACCACGTCTTGTTGATGGAGTAGTAATAATTATATAaaagaaatactccctccatcccaaaatgtaaAGCATCTAAGGACTGGttaaaagtcaaactttactaactttgacaacatatttagaaaaatatatttacagctacaatatcgaatgggcatattaagaaaatatatttatggtgaatctattcatgttgattcagtactgtaaatgtttatatttgctgttgttaggtctgtgatactgtagcgggacttttgtttcttagttttcttttccttttttttgtgcATCCGTAgtaccattagggtggtgcgttgttgcagaggctaggtgtaattggtatctttcgatattaatatattccctttatcgaaaaaaaaagtttatatatttttgtgtatagagttggtcaaacttaaaaatattgacttttgactgatccttagacgccttacattttgggacggagggagtacaactttTCAATTTTCCGAGCGGCGAGGGATGGATACGGTGATTGGGCGGTACTACCGAGTACTACCCAGTACTACCGCCATGATTTATTCTAACCGTCCGATCTAgccacttaattttgcaatataaTTTAACGTTCGAGGGGTATTGTGGTAACTTTGCATGGCAACCGCCCCACATCGCACGACCACACCTGTAGCTCCATCTGCCTTTCCCCCGATCCTATCCTCTGCCTCATGGGCGATCCCTGCCACCGCCGATCACCGCGGCCATGGAGACCGTGTAGCCGAACCCCTGCCGCGGAGCACCTGCAGCCGTTTCCCTGCCTCTGCCGAACACCTTCCGCTGCGGCAACCCTTCCACGGAGCCCCTGCAGCGACGGCGCCCACGGCCGGACACCTCTGCCGCGCGCAGACCAGTGGCCTGCGACGGAGGTGTATTCGGAGCACCTTTAATCGTTCCCCTGCCGCCGCCGAACACCTTCCGCTGCGGCACTCCTTCCGCGGAGCCCCTGCAGCGCCGGCGCCCACGGCCGGACATCTCGGATTCGTAAGCCTCGTGGACGCACACTTCGGCAGGTGAAACCCCGCGCCGGCGTCGCCCCTGCACCCACCGCCACCTCCGCGCCGGTGGTCTCCACCTGACAGTGAAGAGCACCTCAATCACATCTAAGGTACACATTCCACCTAAATTGCTCGATTCTTGAGTAACAGTAAGCCCAGTTGTTTTCCAGTTGAAAGTGCTTGGTATGTACTGGATGATGATCAGTGATGGTGTACCTCCTTTCTCCTCAAAGTAAATGGAATAGCCTTGTTTAAAAAATGATTCTATCCCTGCAAGTGCAAAAATAGAAATTGCACAAGAACTTTGTAAATTGAGTTACAACTTTgacaacttaagagaagaaagaagaaatttAAAACAGGAGGCACAAAAGGGAAGTGACACAGTTGCTTGATTTAAACATGAAGGCAGCAGTGCAACATAGTTGACAGTACTCGGGTAGTTTTTCATGTCATCTGTCCCATAATAGCACCATAAGGAACTTTGTTTCCCAACCATGATAGCTCACCGCTTTAGACCGTCCAGGGGCATGTGGTAGCATGTAAATCATCACACCAGGATCCGTTCCTCTCTGGATGCTAAGCACACCATTTATCAGCGCCCTTTCATAGACAGTGTAGTGCTGCACAAACATGTTTTCGGGtaagaataaaagcaatctctagaTATAACAACAAACTGGCAGAACCTTGTTAACTAGCTGGCAGTGTTTGCGCTGCAATGTGTTTGCCTGATTTGCCACTCATTTGCCATATTGCCTGATTTGAGTTCTCCAATCTATGTCCTTTCATTATTTAAAAGTGTGACCAACACAAATTGATTGAATTTATGTTCAGATAAGGGTGATAGGCTTTTGCAAAACATCCTTCGAAAGAAGTGGACCCTCTATCTAGTCTAGAACTATAGAtttttgtttgtttgcctccTCAGAGCCCCCTCCAAAACACCATTTTGGATTGGTCTGAGTTCTTACTGGAGTTCCGCTTCCACACATAATCCTGCATGTATTCCTTAGAGCAAGTCTAGGAGTTCTTACTGGTTAGTCTGACACATGTCTTTTCAATTCAGCAAAATCTTCCATGTTTGCACACTACAACTAACATACAGGTTTCTGCTCTACAGAAGAAGGCCTACAAAGCTAGAATGGCATAGCTTGACGAAGGCAATGCTGCAGGCGATGACATCCAGGTAATCAGTGATATAAATGATGCCAGCAAAAAGGAAGAAAGCCCTCCAGATGATGCCAACAAAAAGGAAGAAAGCCCTCCAGATGATGCCAGCAAAAAGGAAATCAGCCCTCCAAAGCCAATTGGCAGCCAAAAGCGGGAACGTGGGCGTCCAAGGAAGATTGAAATTCCTAAACCTACCTGTAAAGGATCAATATACATTAGCTAGAGATGCTGTCACTGGGCTTGCGGAGAGAACAGCCCAGCAAAAAGGAAATCTGCCCTCCAAAACCAATTGGCACTCAGGAAGTCAAATCCTAGGCCCCAACAGGTGAGCCCATACAAGGATCTATGAAGCTCACAGGGAGTGGCTGTCAAGGGTAGTTTCAGACGAGCTGCTCTTATAGCATGTGACAATTTAGAAACAGTCATATTCTTCAATTTATGGCTATACTTAACTTTTGCCATGTTCTCATATTGCTGGTGAACTTGTAATTTAAAGTTCGAACCGATCTAGAGTGTTGTTACATTTTATTTTGAGACAGCTGTTTCGGATATCTTCATTTAGATCAGAGATGTAATCTATCTGAATTTGAAGAGCACACTGATCATACTGAAGACAACTTTatctactcgtgttttatcctgatCAAGGATCATCTAACATAGCCCTTTCAATTCATGAGTTATATAATAGCTAGGACTAAGACAAGAGAATGTAGCAGCGAGTTACACAGCCTGCTGTTCGGCAACTAACATCCTAATGCAGAATGAACACAACAGTTTAAACTTCACAGAACAACTGAAAATGGCAAAGTTCAGCATGCTATACTTTGAATACTGGACCTCCAATATGAAAAGAGAACCAAGCTAGGATAAAAAAACACAATCCTAAACATAGATAAGCACCGAGATCCAAACTATCCATTTGCTAGGAAATAATAAACAGATGCAAATAATAACTAAGCAATGATCATAAACATCAGCAAAACAACTAGTACAATTCTGAACACTGATCCTCTGAAGTCTGAAACGACTAGGGTATCGCTCTTGCCCGAGAAGCTGTCGAGTCAGAGCTTGAGCAAGTCGCGCTCGCACACGACATGGTCGTTGGCCCAGCTCGGCCGCACCACGTCCTCGAACTTGCTGGACGCCGCCTCCACCCCTtcggcgaggtgggggacggaAAGCCGACGGGAGTGCTTTCCGCCGCCGGAGATGGAGTCAACAAGGTGCACGGCGCCTTCTAGCTTGTCACGCTGCAAGAGCCGGCGCAGAGTGCAGTGCGCCGTCCAGCTAGCCGCGCTGCACGAGGCCGCGCAGTATGTTGGCACCGCCGTCACTCCGTGCTGGGGCGCTTGGCCACGGCGTCCTCGCTCGCTCAATCGGAGATCACGCCGGCGGCGCTCGTCCGCGTCACCCTCGCTCACGCGAGCTCACACCATGCACCCCTTCGTGTCAGCGCCGAGAGCGTGGAGAAGAGGCAGAACgcggaggtggagtcggaggtgggGAGTCGCAGCATGCCGTCCTAGGCGACGAATCTCGTGCGGATCTGCACGGCATGGAATGAGGGTCGGACGCCGGCCAGCACGGTCCCGGAGTGGCGGCCGGAGAGGGCTGCCGGAGAAGGGGATTTTTTGCACATGTTGGGGGATGTCTGAGCGAGCACGAACAGGCAGCGAAGAAGTATGCCGGTGAGGAGAGGGACGCGTTGGGAGGGGAGATAGCGCGGGCGTCGGGGCGGCGACGCGGGGAGGCGACAGGGCGGCCACCTCCACCATGGCGCGACGACATCGAGCGGCGACGCGATGAAGATCAAGTTCAGATGAGGAATGCCATCTGAACGCGAAGTTACGAAACTACCCTTCTATTAAATTAAAACAAACGAGAATTCCCAGTACTTTCCAGTACTTTCCGGTACATAATTTCTAGTACTTTTCAGTAGCACTGatttttccaccgttggatcaacTAGCTTGAACGGCTCCTAAATTTCCCAATCACAGTAAAAGTTGTATTTCAATTTTCCTACTCTTCCACGGGTTTGAATATTTGTCTTGCACGGGGAGGGATTTCGTGATTCTCTACTTCTTTTTCCTCGTGCGTTGGTGAGTTGGTTAGTCATCAAATGTGTATTTGGTGACCCAAGTAGCCACTTAATTAGTTGAACCGGCTCTAATACAATACTGGTCACAAGACTTCTGCATATACAATTAGAATTAAATAAAATATGGTCACAGGAATTCTGTATTTGACTGAGGTGCAGGGCCCTAGGGCAAGAATAATACTCAGGGGCCCCTATATAGTCATCACAACAATTATAATGAATACACTTGTAAAAATATAAGTTTTCAATAATGCTTAAATGATCCGAAAGAGTA contains the following coding sequences:
- the LOC124656799 gene encoding BTB/POZ and MATH domain-containing protein 1-like — encoded protein: MLSAAAAEKSSPSASAITVDMSRGYHIVKINCYSLTKQTPTGKSLDSSWFTVCGHRWRILYFPNGDRSDSADYISLFLLLDNQDVSKEVKAQSIFRFVDTVTTDEKHPSLTSLAVNTFGSKNRSWGISKFIKREDLHRSEHLVDDSFTIRCDIAVISEIPVEAPKFVSVPSSDLNEHLGDLLTTAKGADVVFEVAGETFAAHRWLLASRSSVFDAQLFGSIKESGTADVIRVDDMEARVFAALLRFAYTDSLLPETITQEEEEAAGMWQHLLVAADRYSFERLKLVCQEKLCKHIDVSTVGTILALSEQHRCDGLKKACFHFLSSPTNLMAATATDSFQHLSRSCPSVMIQLIAMSSRSHSA